In Paenibacillus xylanilyticus, the genomic window ATTTGCTAAGGAATTGAAGTGATTTTTCAGAATTGTATTAAATATTTACTAAAGGAAGGTGAGTTGAAAAGTGTCACGTTACCATTTTTACCCCATGACCAAGGATAGAGCCATACAGATTTCAAAGTGGCAGTACGAATATCCGTACTCGCTGTATGACATGGATAGTAGTGAGGACAGCATTTTGGAGTTGATGAATGGAGAATATTATTACGCGTTAGACGAACACGATGATCTAATCGGTTTTATATGCGTAGGCGGATCAGCACGGGTACCAGGCGGATATGCAGCGGGCATCTATACAGATCTGAGGAAGTTAGATATTGGGTTAGGATTGAAGCCCGACATGACGGGAAACGGCAAAGGTCAGGGGTTTCTATCAGAGGTCCTTTCCTTTTTGAACAATCAATTTAGTGGTCGAGAGTATCAATTAGTCGTTGCAGCATTTAATGAGAGAGCTATCAAGGTGTATGAGCGGATTGGTTTTGTGAAAGAAACACATTTTATGAGCAAGTATGAAGAGAAGGAATTAGAGTTCATTTCGATGAGCTATATTAAGAAAAATGTGTAAAGGGGTATACCAACTTTAATTTTGGAGGTTTACTATGGTAACGGTAAAACTACATACAGAGAAACCGATCTCACCATCCGAAATAATGAGTCTTTATCACGATGCTGGTTGGTGGCCTGATCGGGACAATGACGGGATATTAAAATTACTTTCGTCTGGTATAGCGGTAGGAGCTTGGGAAGGTGATGTCT contains:
- a CDS encoding GNAT family N-acetyltransferase — its product is MSRYHFYPMTKDRAIQISKWQYEYPYSLYDMDSSEDSILELMNGEYYYALDEHDDLIGFICVGGSARVPGGYAAGIYTDLRKLDIGLGLKPDMTGNGKGQGFLSEVLSFLNNQFSGREYQLVVAAFNERAIKVYERIGFVKETHFMSKYEEKELEFISMSYIKKNV